From a single Bos indicus isolate NIAB-ARS_2022 breed Sahiwal x Tharparkar chromosome 11, NIAB-ARS_B.indTharparkar_mat_pri_1.0, whole genome shotgun sequence genomic region:
- the CAMSAP1 gene encoding calmodulin-regulated spectrin-associated protein 1 isoform X4, whose protein sequence is MVDAGGCPAGEGWRRMEAAPDGAVDIVPLDRYDPARAKIAANLQWICAKAYGRDDIPEDLRDPFYIDQYEQEHIKPPVIKLLLSSELYCRVCSLILKGDQVASLQGHQSVIQALSRKGIYVMESDDTPVTEPDLSHAPIKMSAHMAMVDALMMAYTVEMISIEKVVASVKRFSTFSASKELPYDLEDAMVFWVNKVNLKMREITEKEVKLKQQLLESPAHQKVRYRREQLCARQPPHFPLLEDLMRDGSHGAALLAVVHYYCPGQLKLDDICLKEVTSMADSLYNIRLLREFSNEYLNKCFYLTLEDMLYAPLVLKPNVMVFIAELFWWFENVKPDFVQPRDVQELKDAKSVSHPKSSRPPVPISNATKRSFLGSPAAASPADLQLGEPEPPGKGASAFSPSHPLLPLRQKQQKTVQGEDPPDQRHRSNSLTRADSQPRGAAIAWTEKKNRPVSQPAPFALHHTASCDMDPGGGDSVSLARSISKDSLASSVVHLTPQNQPQPAALRTDGRSLLSNVDIEDEDEELLAIVRTDVARQGGDPGPMAGARSPHRLVDAFESKTDSFFLEPLMPAVLRPAKEKQVVTKEDECGEGRPRAFTSRRSGDGHQPLGRKKAPSSHVARDLNRTFSPISCSEMSAGFEAVPAEVGPQVAGDTHGGSLAGSSFDPSSQGQSADGFFLHVGRADKDAEGRLYMSCARSPGALSPDTWAVLRQDSDSDVADLDEAEQDFAGEEHPAVRAGYGGEEESAKLQEDLKVKEHDDKDDASGRSSPCLSTVSQTSSASMASGSAKMTSFAERKLQRLNSCETKSSASSSQKTTPDASESCPAPLTTWKQRREQSPSRPGGDHASLLASELLQLHMQLEEKRRAIEAQKKKVEALSARQRLQLGKAAFLHVVKKGRADATQQPLKVGSLAGEHAQHNGDDFLGKEEGRGALLGSPDVDGEGLALVQPHKARDPASLPELEHGKALSAVLLEDTEGVDVGECDLSIEKLNETISTLQQAILRISQQQEQLLLKSPTLPSPGPRNGAQDPKAKAAIHFVEPLSPTALTGHRKPPRLGQGRNARSGRPAELKVPKERQQGSSRSKTPTPGLETAPHSRSFPPRTPPEPGWDGPSEPGSEASEKCVFDSYRLHDESNQRTLVLSSSRDANVLSEQGGFREGLEGSAKEAGLSTLPAPGKENVPLDEPPRSKASLIEVDLSDLKAPDEDGETEGRDSSVDLGSEGDQKPGVGFFFKDEQKADDELAKKRAAFLLKQQRKAEEARVRRQQLEAEVELKRDEARRKAEEDRIRKEEEKARRELIKQEYLRRKQQQILEEQGLGKPKTRPRKPRPKSVHREEPGSDLGPKSASPPDNLSRAQSGSSLSLASAATTEPESVHSGGTPSQRVESLEALPVLSRNPSRSTDRDWETASAASSLASVAEYTGPKLFKEPSSKSNKPIIHNAISHCCLAGKVNEPHKNSILEELEKCDANHYIILFRDAGCQFRALYCYYPDTEEICKLTGTGPKSIAKKMIDKLYKYSSDRKQFSLIPAKTMSVSVDALTIHNHLWQPKRPSAPKKTQTRK, encoded by the exons ATGACATCCCCGAGGACCTCAGGGACCCCTTCTACATCGACCAGTACGAGCAGGAGCACATCAAGCCTCCGGTCATCAAGCTCCTGCTGTCCAGCGAGCTGTACTGCCGCGTGTGCAGCCTCATCCTCAAAGGGGACCAGGTGGCCTCCCTGCAGGGACACCAGTCTGTCATCCAGGCCCTGTCCCGGAAAGGGATTTACGTGATGGAGAGCGACGACACCCCTGTGACGGAGCCCGACCTCAGCCACGCGCCCATCAAGATG AGCGCCCACATGGCGATGGTGGACGCCCTCATGATGGCCTACACCGTGGAGATGATCAGCATCGAGAAGGTGGTGGCCAGCGTCAAGCGCTTCTCCACCTTCAGCGCCTCCAAAGAGCTCCCATATGACCTTGAGGATGCCATGGTCTTCTGGGTCAACAAG GTAAATCTTAAAATGCGAGAGATAACAGAGAAAGAAGTTAAGTTAAAACAGCAGTTATTGGAAAGCCCAGCTCATCAAAAG GTGCGCTACCGCCGGGAGCAGCTGTGCGCGCGGCAGCCGCCGCACTTCCCGCTGCTGGAGGACCTGATGCGGGACGGCAGCCACGGGGCGGCGCTCCTGGCCGTGGTGCACTACTACTGCCCGGGGCAGCTGAAGCTGGACG ATATATGCTTGAAGGAGGTGACGTCGATGGCTGACAGTCTGTATAACATTCGGCTTCTGAGAGAATTCTCCAATGAATATCTTAACAAATGCTTTTATCTCACCCTAGAAGATATGCTGTATGCTCCTTTAGTGTTGAAG CCAAATGTTATGGTTTTTATTGCTGAGCTGTTCTGGTGGTTTGAGAACGTCAAGCCAGATTTTGTCCAGCCCAGGGATGTTCAGGAACTGAAGGATG CTAAATCAGTGTCGCACCCCAAAAGCAGCCGGCCCCCAGTTCCCATCTCCAACGCCACCAAGCGCAGCTTCCTGGGCAGCCCCGCGGCGGCGAGCCCGGCCGACCTGCAGCTCGGGGAGCCCGAGCCCCC GGGGAAGGGAGCCTCAGCTTTTAGCCCATCACACCCTTTACTGCCACTGAGACAGAAGCAGCAGAAGACGGTGCAGGGAGAGGACCCCCCAG ACCAGCGACACCGATCCAATTCCTTAACCCGAGCCGACAGTCAGCCCCGAGGAGCAGCCATAGCATGgacggaaaaaaaaaacag GCCTGTGTCTCAGCCGGCGCCCTTCGCCCTCCACCACACCGCGAGCTGTGACATGGACCCGGGCGGTGGCGACAGCGTCAGCCTGGCCCGCTCCATCAGCAAGGACAGCCTAGCCTCCAGCGTCGTCCACCTGACCCCGCAAAACCAGCCCCAGCCCGCAGCCCTCAGGACTGATGGGAGGAGCCTCCTGAGCAATGTTGACATTGAGGACGAAGACGAGGAGCTCCTGGCCATTGTGAGGACGGACGTGGCTCGCCAGGGCGGCGACCCTGGCCCGATGGCTGGTGCCAGGTCTCCCCACAGGCTAGTGGATGCCTTCGAGAGTAAGACCGACAGCTTCTTCCTGGAGCCGTTGATGCCGGCCGTGCTCAGGCCAGCCAAGGAGAAGCAGGTGGTCACCAAGGAGGACGAGTGTGGAGAGGGGCGGCCCCGGGCCTTCACGTCCAGGAGGTCTGGCGATGGCCACCAGCCTCTGGGGCGGAAGAAGGCGCCCAGCAGTCACGTCGCTCGGGACTTGAACAGGACTTTCAGCCCCATCTCCTGTTCAGAGATGTCTGCAGGCTTCGAGGCCGTGCCCGCTGAGGTGGGGCCCCAGGTGGCGGGGGACACGCATGGCGGGTCTCTGGCCGGCAGCAGTTTTGACCCATCGTCTCAGGGACAGTCCGCCGACGGCTTCTTCCTTCACGTAGGCAGAGCTGACAAGGACGCGGAGGGCAGGCTCTACATGAGCTGTGCACGGAGCCCCGGCGCCCTTAGCCCGGACACCTGGGCCGTCCTGCGGCAGGACTCTGACTCGGACGTTGCAGACCTGGACGAGGCCGAGCAGGACTTTGCCGGCGAGGAGCACCCTGCGGTGAGGGCCGGGTACGGCGGGGAGGAGGAGTCCGCGAAGCTGCAGGAGGACCTGAAGGTGAAGGAGCATGATGACAAAGACGATGCCAGCGGCCGCTCCAGCCCATGCCTGAGCACTGTCTCCCAGACCAGCAGCGCGTCCATGGCCAGCGGGAGCGCGAAGATGACCAGCTTTGCTGAGAGGAAGCTCCAGCGGCTCAACAGCTGTGAGACCAAGTCGAGTGCGAGCAGCTCCCAGAAGACCACGCCTGACGCGTCGGAGAGCTGCCCGGCCCCGCTGACCACGTGGAAGCAGAGGCGGGAGCAGAGCCCGAGCCGGCCAGGCGGGGACCACGCCAGCCTGCTGGCCTCCGAGCTGCTGCAGCTGCACATGCAGCTGGAGGAGAAGCGCAGGGCCATCGAGGCGCAGAAGAAGAAGGTGGAGGCGCTGTCGGCACGGCAGCGGCTGCAGCTGGGCAAGGCGGCCTTCCTACACGTGGTCAAGAAGGGCCGGGCCGACGCCACCCAGCAGCCGCTGAAAGTGGGGTCCCTCGCAGGGGAGCACGCCCAGCACAACGGGGACGACTTCCTCGGCAAGGAGGAGGGCCGGGGAGCACTGCTGGGGTCTCCGGACGTGGACGGGGAGGGCCTGGCTCTCGTCCAGCCGCATAAAGCCCGGGACCCCGCCAGCCTCCCCGAGCTGGAGCACGGCAAGGCGCTGTCGGCGGTGCTCCTGGAGGACACTGAGGGTGTGGACGTGGGCGAGTGTGACCTGTCCATCGAGAAGCTGAACGAGACCATCAGCACGCTGCAGCAAGCCATCCTCAGGATCtcccagcagcaggagcagctgctgctcaagtcccccaccctgccctcaccCGGGCCCCGCAACGGCGCCCAGGACCCGAAGGCCAAGGCGGCCATCCACTTTGTCGAGCCGCTCTCTCCAACGGCCCTGACCGGTCACCGCAAGCCCCCCCGCCTCGGTCAGGGCCGGAACGCCCGGTCAGGGAGACCGGCTGAGCTGAAGGTGCCGAAGGAGCGACAGCAGGGTTCCTCTCGCAGCAAGACCCCCACCCCGGGCCTCGAGACCGCCCCACACTCGCGGTCCTTCCCGCCCCGGACGCCCCCCGAGCCAGGCTGGGACGGGCCCAGCGAGCCCGGGAGTGAGGCTTCAGAGAAGTGCGTCTTCGACAGCTACCGACTGCACGACGAGAGCAACCAGCGGACGCTCGTCCTCTCGTCCTCCCGAGACGCCAACGTCCTGTCCGAGCAGGGGGGCTtcagggaggggctggaaggcagcGCGAAGGAGGCGGGGCTCAGCACCCTGCCTGCACCCGGGAAGGAGAACGTGCCGCTGGACGAGCCCCCGCGCAGCAAGGCCAGCCTCATCGAGGTGGACCTCTCCGACCTGAAGGCCCCCGACGAGGACGGGGAGACGGAAGGCCGGGACAGCTCCGTGGACCTCGGCAGCGAGGGGGACCAGAAGCCAGGGGTCGGCTTCTTCTTCAAG GATGAGCAGAAGGCGGACGACGAGCTTGCCAAGAAGCGGGCAGCCTTCCTCCTGAAGCAGCAGCGCAAGGCCGAGGAGGCCCGCGTGCGGAGGCAGCAGCTGGAGGCAGAGGTCGAGCTCAAGAGAGATGAGGCACG GCGTAAAGCAGAGGAAGACCGGATCcgcaaggaggaggagaaggcgcGGCGGGAGCTGATCAAGCAGGAGTACCTGCGGCGGAAGCAGCAGCAGATCCTGGAGGAGCAGGGCCTGGGCAAACCCAAGACCAGGCCCAGGAAGCCGCGGCCCAAGTCCGTCCACCGGGAGGAGCCAGGCAGCGACCTGGGACCTAAGAGCGCCTCCCCCC CTGATAACCTGAGCCGGGCCCAGTCGGGCTCCAGCCTGTCGTTGGCCTCCGCAGCGACCACAGAGCCCGAGAGCGTGCATTCGGGGGGCACGCCTTCGCAGCG AGTCGAGTCCCTGGAAGCCTTGCCCGTGCTGAGCCGCAACCCCAGCAGGAGCACTGACAGAGACTGGGAGACTGCCTCCGCCGCGTCCTCACTCGCCTCCGTGGCCGAGTACACAG GTCCCAAGCTGTTTAAGGAGCCCAGCAGCAAATCCAACAAACCAATCATTCACAACGCTATATCCCATTGCTGTCTCGCAGGAAAAGTGAACGAACCTCACAAAAATTCAATATTAGAG GAGCTGGAGAAGTGTGATGCCAACCACTACATCATCCTGTTCCGGGACGCCGGCTGCCAGTTCCGGGCTCTCTACTGCTACTATCCCGACACCGAGGAGATCTGCAAGCTGACGGGCACCGGGCCCAAGAGCATCGCCAAGAAGATGATCGACAAGCTGTATAAGTACAGCTCGGACCGGAAGCAGTTCAGCCTCATCCCGGCCAAGACCATGTCGGTCAGTGTGGACGCGCTCACCATCCACAACCACCTGTGGCAGCCCAAGCGGCCCTCGGCGCCAAAGAAGACGCAGACTCGCAAATGA
- the CAMSAP1 gene encoding calmodulin-regulated spectrin-associated protein 1 isoform X3 — MVDAGGCPAGEGWRRMEAAPDGAVDIVPLDRYDPARAKIAANLQWICAKAYGRDDIPEDLRDPFYIDQYEQEHIKPPVIKLLLSSELYCRVCSLILKGDQVASLQGHQSVIQALSRKGIYVMESDDTPVTEPDLSHAPIKMSAHMAMVDALMMAYTVEMISIEKVVASVKRFSTFSASKELPYDLEDAMVFWVNKVNLKMREITEKEVKLKQQLLESPAHQKVRYRREQLCARQPPHFPLLEDLMRDGSHGAALLAVVHYYCPGQLKLDDICLKEVTSMADSLYNIRLLREFSNEYLNKCFYLTLEDMLYAPLVLKPNVMVFIAELFWWFENVKPDFVQPRDVQELKDAKSVSHPKSSRPPVPISNATKRSFLGSPAAASPADLQLGEPEPPGKGASAFSPSHPLLPLRQKQQKTVQGEDPPDQRHRSNSLTRADSQPRGAAIAWTEKKNRPVSQPAPFALHHTASCDMDPGGGDSVSLARSISKDSLASSVVHLTPQNQPQPAALRTDGRSLLSNVDIEDEDEELLAIVRTDVARQGGDPGPMAGARSPHRLVDAFESKTDSFFLEPLMPAVLRPAKEKQVVTKEDECGEGRPRAFTSRRSGDGHQPLGRKKAPSSHVARDLNRTFSPISCSEMSAGFEAVPAEVGPQVAGDTHGGSLAGSSFDPSSQGQSADGFFLHVGRADKDAEGRLYMSCARSPGALSPDTWAVLRQDSDSDVADLDEAEQDFAGEEHPAVRAGYGGEEESAKLQEDLKVKEHDDKDDASGRSSPCLSTVSQTSSASMASGSAKMTSFAERKLQRLNSCETKSSASSSQKTTPDASESCPAPLTTWKQRREQSPSRPGGDHASLLASELLQLHMQLEEKRRAIEAQKKKVEALSARQRLQLGKAAFLHVVKKGRADATQQPLKVGSLAGEHAQHNGDDFLGKEEGRGALLGSPDVDGEGLALVQPHKARDPASLPELEHGKALSAVLLEDTEGVDVGECDLSIEKLNETISTLQQAILRISQQQEQLLLKSPTLPSPGPRNGAQDPKAKAAIHFVEPLSPTALTGHRKPPRLGQGRNARSGRPAELKVPKERQQGSSRSKTPTPGLETAPHSRSFPPRTPPEPGWDGPSEPGSEASEKCVFDSYRLHDESNQRTLVLSSSRDANVLSEQGGFREGLEGSAKEAGLSTLPAPGKENVPLDEPPRSKASLIEVDLSDLKAPDEDGETEGRDSSVDLGSEGDQKPGVGFFFKDEQKADDELAKKRAAFLLKQQRKAEEARVRRQQLEAEVELKRDEARRKAEEDRIRKEEEKARRELIKQEYLRRKQQQILEEQGLGKPKTRPRKPRPKSVHREEPGSDLGPKSASPPDNLSRAQSGSSLSLASAATTEPESVHSGGTPSQRRVESLEALPVLSRNPSRSTDRDWETASAASSLASVAEYTGPKLFKEPSSKSNKPIIHNAISHCCLAGKVNEPHKNSILEELEKCDANHYIILFRDAGCQFRALYCYYPDTEEICKLTGTGPKSIAKKMIDKLYKYSSDRKQFSLIPAKTMSVSVDALTIHNHLWQPKRPSAPKKTQTRK, encoded by the exons ATGACATCCCCGAGGACCTCAGGGACCCCTTCTACATCGACCAGTACGAGCAGGAGCACATCAAGCCTCCGGTCATCAAGCTCCTGCTGTCCAGCGAGCTGTACTGCCGCGTGTGCAGCCTCATCCTCAAAGGGGACCAGGTGGCCTCCCTGCAGGGACACCAGTCTGTCATCCAGGCCCTGTCCCGGAAAGGGATTTACGTGATGGAGAGCGACGACACCCCTGTGACGGAGCCCGACCTCAGCCACGCGCCCATCAAGATG AGCGCCCACATGGCGATGGTGGACGCCCTCATGATGGCCTACACCGTGGAGATGATCAGCATCGAGAAGGTGGTGGCCAGCGTCAAGCGCTTCTCCACCTTCAGCGCCTCCAAAGAGCTCCCATATGACCTTGAGGATGCCATGGTCTTCTGGGTCAACAAG GTAAATCTTAAAATGCGAGAGATAACAGAGAAAGAAGTTAAGTTAAAACAGCAGTTATTGGAAAGCCCAGCTCATCAAAAG GTGCGCTACCGCCGGGAGCAGCTGTGCGCGCGGCAGCCGCCGCACTTCCCGCTGCTGGAGGACCTGATGCGGGACGGCAGCCACGGGGCGGCGCTCCTGGCCGTGGTGCACTACTACTGCCCGGGGCAGCTGAAGCTGGACG ATATATGCTTGAAGGAGGTGACGTCGATGGCTGACAGTCTGTATAACATTCGGCTTCTGAGAGAATTCTCCAATGAATATCTTAACAAATGCTTTTATCTCACCCTAGAAGATATGCTGTATGCTCCTTTAGTGTTGAAG CCAAATGTTATGGTTTTTATTGCTGAGCTGTTCTGGTGGTTTGAGAACGTCAAGCCAGATTTTGTCCAGCCCAGGGATGTTCAGGAACTGAAGGATG CTAAATCAGTGTCGCACCCCAAAAGCAGCCGGCCCCCAGTTCCCATCTCCAACGCCACCAAGCGCAGCTTCCTGGGCAGCCCCGCGGCGGCGAGCCCGGCCGACCTGCAGCTCGGGGAGCCCGAGCCCCC GGGGAAGGGAGCCTCAGCTTTTAGCCCATCACACCCTTTACTGCCACTGAGACAGAAGCAGCAGAAGACGGTGCAGGGAGAGGACCCCCCAG ACCAGCGACACCGATCCAATTCCTTAACCCGAGCCGACAGTCAGCCCCGAGGAGCAGCCATAGCATGgacggaaaaaaaaaacag GCCTGTGTCTCAGCCGGCGCCCTTCGCCCTCCACCACACCGCGAGCTGTGACATGGACCCGGGCGGTGGCGACAGCGTCAGCCTGGCCCGCTCCATCAGCAAGGACAGCCTAGCCTCCAGCGTCGTCCACCTGACCCCGCAAAACCAGCCCCAGCCCGCAGCCCTCAGGACTGATGGGAGGAGCCTCCTGAGCAATGTTGACATTGAGGACGAAGACGAGGAGCTCCTGGCCATTGTGAGGACGGACGTGGCTCGCCAGGGCGGCGACCCTGGCCCGATGGCTGGTGCCAGGTCTCCCCACAGGCTAGTGGATGCCTTCGAGAGTAAGACCGACAGCTTCTTCCTGGAGCCGTTGATGCCGGCCGTGCTCAGGCCAGCCAAGGAGAAGCAGGTGGTCACCAAGGAGGACGAGTGTGGAGAGGGGCGGCCCCGGGCCTTCACGTCCAGGAGGTCTGGCGATGGCCACCAGCCTCTGGGGCGGAAGAAGGCGCCCAGCAGTCACGTCGCTCGGGACTTGAACAGGACTTTCAGCCCCATCTCCTGTTCAGAGATGTCTGCAGGCTTCGAGGCCGTGCCCGCTGAGGTGGGGCCCCAGGTGGCGGGGGACACGCATGGCGGGTCTCTGGCCGGCAGCAGTTTTGACCCATCGTCTCAGGGACAGTCCGCCGACGGCTTCTTCCTTCACGTAGGCAGAGCTGACAAGGACGCGGAGGGCAGGCTCTACATGAGCTGTGCACGGAGCCCCGGCGCCCTTAGCCCGGACACCTGGGCCGTCCTGCGGCAGGACTCTGACTCGGACGTTGCAGACCTGGACGAGGCCGAGCAGGACTTTGCCGGCGAGGAGCACCCTGCGGTGAGGGCCGGGTACGGCGGGGAGGAGGAGTCCGCGAAGCTGCAGGAGGACCTGAAGGTGAAGGAGCATGATGACAAAGACGATGCCAGCGGCCGCTCCAGCCCATGCCTGAGCACTGTCTCCCAGACCAGCAGCGCGTCCATGGCCAGCGGGAGCGCGAAGATGACCAGCTTTGCTGAGAGGAAGCTCCAGCGGCTCAACAGCTGTGAGACCAAGTCGAGTGCGAGCAGCTCCCAGAAGACCACGCCTGACGCGTCGGAGAGCTGCCCGGCCCCGCTGACCACGTGGAAGCAGAGGCGGGAGCAGAGCCCGAGCCGGCCAGGCGGGGACCACGCCAGCCTGCTGGCCTCCGAGCTGCTGCAGCTGCACATGCAGCTGGAGGAGAAGCGCAGGGCCATCGAGGCGCAGAAGAAGAAGGTGGAGGCGCTGTCGGCACGGCAGCGGCTGCAGCTGGGCAAGGCGGCCTTCCTACACGTGGTCAAGAAGGGCCGGGCCGACGCCACCCAGCAGCCGCTGAAAGTGGGGTCCCTCGCAGGGGAGCACGCCCAGCACAACGGGGACGACTTCCTCGGCAAGGAGGAGGGCCGGGGAGCACTGCTGGGGTCTCCGGACGTGGACGGGGAGGGCCTGGCTCTCGTCCAGCCGCATAAAGCCCGGGACCCCGCCAGCCTCCCCGAGCTGGAGCACGGCAAGGCGCTGTCGGCGGTGCTCCTGGAGGACACTGAGGGTGTGGACGTGGGCGAGTGTGACCTGTCCATCGAGAAGCTGAACGAGACCATCAGCACGCTGCAGCAAGCCATCCTCAGGATCtcccagcagcaggagcagctgctgctcaagtcccccaccctgccctcaccCGGGCCCCGCAACGGCGCCCAGGACCCGAAGGCCAAGGCGGCCATCCACTTTGTCGAGCCGCTCTCTCCAACGGCCCTGACCGGTCACCGCAAGCCCCCCCGCCTCGGTCAGGGCCGGAACGCCCGGTCAGGGAGACCGGCTGAGCTGAAGGTGCCGAAGGAGCGACAGCAGGGTTCCTCTCGCAGCAAGACCCCCACCCCGGGCCTCGAGACCGCCCCACACTCGCGGTCCTTCCCGCCCCGGACGCCCCCCGAGCCAGGCTGGGACGGGCCCAGCGAGCCCGGGAGTGAGGCTTCAGAGAAGTGCGTCTTCGACAGCTACCGACTGCACGACGAGAGCAACCAGCGGACGCTCGTCCTCTCGTCCTCCCGAGACGCCAACGTCCTGTCCGAGCAGGGGGGCTtcagggaggggctggaaggcagcGCGAAGGAGGCGGGGCTCAGCACCCTGCCTGCACCCGGGAAGGAGAACGTGCCGCTGGACGAGCCCCCGCGCAGCAAGGCCAGCCTCATCGAGGTGGACCTCTCCGACCTGAAGGCCCCCGACGAGGACGGGGAGACGGAAGGCCGGGACAGCTCCGTGGACCTCGGCAGCGAGGGGGACCAGAAGCCAGGGGTCGGCTTCTTCTTCAAG GATGAGCAGAAGGCGGACGACGAGCTTGCCAAGAAGCGGGCAGCCTTCCTCCTGAAGCAGCAGCGCAAGGCCGAGGAGGCCCGCGTGCGGAGGCAGCAGCTGGAGGCAGAGGTCGAGCTCAAGAGAGATGAGGCACG GCGTAAAGCAGAGGAAGACCGGATCcgcaaggaggaggagaaggcgcGGCGGGAGCTGATCAAGCAGGAGTACCTGCGGCGGAAGCAGCAGCAGATCCTGGAGGAGCAGGGCCTGGGCAAACCCAAGACCAGGCCCAGGAAGCCGCGGCCCAAGTCCGTCCACCGGGAGGAGCCAGGCAGCGACCTGGGACCTAAGAGCGCCTCCCCCC CTGATAACCTGAGCCGGGCCCAGTCGGGCTCCAGCCTGTCGTTGGCCTCCGCAGCGACCACAGAGCCCGAGAGCGTGCATTCGGGGGGCACGCCTTCGCAGCG CAGAGTCGAGTCCCTGGAAGCCTTGCCCGTGCTGAGCCGCAACCCCAGCAGGAGCACTGACAGAGACTGGGAGACTGCCTCCGCCGCGTCCTCACTCGCCTCCGTGGCCGAGTACACAG GTCCCAAGCTGTTTAAGGAGCCCAGCAGCAAATCCAACAAACCAATCATTCACAACGCTATATCCCATTGCTGTCTCGCAGGAAAAGTGAACGAACCTCACAAAAATTCAATATTAGAG GAGCTGGAGAAGTGTGATGCCAACCACTACATCATCCTGTTCCGGGACGCCGGCTGCCAGTTCCGGGCTCTCTACTGCTACTATCCCGACACCGAGGAGATCTGCAAGCTGACGGGCACCGGGCCCAAGAGCATCGCCAAGAAGATGATCGACAAGCTGTATAAGTACAGCTCGGACCGGAAGCAGTTCAGCCTCATCCCGGCCAAGACCATGTCGGTCAGTGTGGACGCGCTCACCATCCACAACCACCTGTGGCAGCCCAAGCGGCCCTCGGCGCCAAAGAAGACGCAGACTCGCAAATGA